GTCATAATTATATTCTTTATGAACTTTCAACTTTTCACTTTCAACTTTCTAACTCACGATTCTTTATACCAACTCGAATACTTGAGGTAATTTCCCGCTATGCGTTGAATCTCAGCGGTTCCTTTGTCTCCGATATCTTTGACTTTTCGAGCCGGATTACCCACATAGACCGAGCCGGGTTCTACGATAGTATTTTCCAGGACCACAGCCCCAGCGCCTATGATCGACCCACTGCCAATTACCGCATGATCCATCACAATGGCCCCCATTCCGATGAGCACATTATCCTCCAGGGTACAACCATGTACAATGGCATTGTGACCAATAGATACATGATTGCCTATCACGGTGGGTGCTTTCTGGTAAGTACAATGGATCATGGCATTGTCCTGAACATTGGAGTTGTGGCCAATGGTGATAGAATGTACGTCTCCACGCAGCACAGCATTGTACCATATGCTACAGTTGTCCCCCATGGTCACATCGCCGATGACCACTGCAGTTTCTGCAAACCAACAATCCTTACCATATGCCGGCGTTTTCCCCAACAATTCTCTAATCAATGCCATTCCTTTTTTCGATTTGTGTTCTTAACAAATCTATCTCTTCGATCCCTCGAAAGCAAGCTGAACAGAAGGACTTGTTCTCACGCCCTCCTTTAGTAGCTCATCGTCAATCGGTTGAGCATATATCGGCTGAAGCGGCAATTGACCCGCCCAAATATCCAATTCATAGTCCTCCTTGTCATCCACAGGATCTCCGGTTCTCACTTTGGCAGATGCACTTTCAATCGTGATTTCCAACACAGAAGTGATATCCAACTCCTTTTGGTTCGGCTGACGCACCTCGTCCCAGCGACCTTTCAAGAAGTTTTCTGTGATTAAGCGAA
This is a stretch of genomic DNA from Reichenbachiella ulvae. It encodes these proteins:
- a CDS encoding gamma carbonic anhydrase family protein; this translates as MALIRELLGKTPAYGKDCWFAETAVVIGDVTMGDNCSIWYNAVLRGDVHSITIGHNSNVQDNAMIHCTYQKAPTVIGNHVSIGHNAIVHGCTLEDNVLIGMGAIVMDHAVIGSGSIIGAGAVVLENTIVEPGSVYVGNPARKVKDIGDKGTAEIQRIAGNYLKYSSWYKES